The Flammeovirga kamogawensis genome includes a region encoding these proteins:
- a CDS encoding glucosidase family protein, protein MKNYLLIALAAFTFGCTAQSKTNSLTEQIETDTQLPQIQEMGLKLLSSGFNAGDGYAEVWIRDFNTFVTQSAKVVDHKLIKDNILNFFYIQEDDGNIADGFITIRPGYDSTYYKKSVHKPTLAYHKNTVETDQEASLVQSVYKYIKATGDKSILQEEVVGKKVIHRLEDAMQFLLDERFNETYQLLWGATTADWGDVQPEHDWGVALDENSHLTIDIYDNAMFVIALNNLIEIGGDDINASKWKVVRAGITKNVAKYLWDEERQKYRPHVYITTSPFPSDFNEDEVFYHGGTAIAIEAGFLTKTQIKVQLDKMVQNVKESGAPSIGLTLYPVYPEGTFKNTGMHPYGYQNGGDWTWFGARMITELVKNGYEQEAWEQAQPMFDRVLKNKGFYEWYTRDNKPTGSGMFRGSAGVLLDAIDAFESLTVNN, encoded by the coding sequence ATGAAAAATTACTTACTAATCGCATTAGCAGCCTTCACTTTTGGGTGTACTGCACAATCAAAAACAAACTCACTTACAGAACAAATAGAAACTGATACTCAATTACCTCAAATTCAGGAAATGGGGTTGAAATTGTTGTCATCAGGTTTTAATGCCGGCGATGGCTATGCAGAAGTATGGATAAGGGATTTCAACACTTTTGTAACGCAATCTGCTAAAGTTGTTGACCATAAACTTATTAAAGATAACATTCTAAATTTCTTCTACATTCAAGAAGATGATGGAAATATTGCAGATGGTTTTATTACCATTAGACCCGGATATGATTCTACGTATTACAAAAAAAGTGTGCATAAACCAACATTGGCTTATCATAAAAATACAGTAGAGACAGATCAAGAGGCATCTTTAGTACAGTCTGTGTATAAATACATTAAAGCAACGGGTGATAAGTCAATTTTACAAGAAGAAGTTGTAGGTAAAAAGGTAATTCATAGACTTGAAGATGCCATGCAATTTTTACTAGACGAACGTTTTAACGAGACCTATCAATTACTTTGGGGAGCAACTACTGCAGATTGGGGAGATGTACAACCAGAACATGATTGGGGTGTTGCCCTAGATGAAAATTCACATCTTACAATAGATATTTATGACAACGCAATGTTTGTTATCGCCTTAAATAATTTAATAGAAATTGGGGGTGATGACATCAACGCTAGTAAGTGGAAAGTGGTGAGAGCTGGAATTACTAAAAATGTAGCAAAATATTTATGGGATGAGGAACGTCAGAAATACCGCCCACATGTTTACATTACAACTTCGCCCTTTCCGTCTGATTTTAACGAGGACGAAGTTTTCTATCACGGAGGTACTGCAATTGCAATCGAAGCGGGTTTCTTAACGAAAACACAAATAAAAGTGCAGTTAGATAAAATGGTGCAAAATGTGAAGGAATCTGGAGCACCGTCTATTGGTTTAACATTATATCCTGTGTATCCTGAAGGTACTTTTAAAAATACAGGAATGCACCCATATGGATACCAAAATGGAGGAGATTGGACTTGGTTTGGTGCACGTATGATTACTGAATTGGTAAAGAATGGGTATGAGCAAGAAGCATGGGAACAGGCACAGCCAATGTTTGACAGAGTACTAAAAAATAAAGGATTTTACGAGTGGTATACAAGAGATAATAAGCCAACTGGTTCTGGAATGTTTAGGGGTTCTGCAGGGGTATTATTAGATGCAATTGATGCTTTTGAAAGCTTAACTGTCAATAACTAA
- a CDS encoding FecR family protein yields MEKKDKHIEQLIAKSLTEKLSDEEQETLNKFLEEEDNSEEFIAINTLWDDLEHVEFNAFDKDVAWKQFETLKAEKKSNAIQLRQTIIRSIAAVLILFVGVGWYTYQKTTPVKGELSVWTTDGGETLLALATENAKHSNDLIELDVASVDQIDGDGIDEIHVPAGKRISLVLSDSSKIWLASGSTFKFPRIFKGATREVEIIGKAYFEVHKDVKHPFIVKGQSSDITVLGTEFCVDNSNPKKEITTLVEGSVALTKDGETLGKLKPNEQAILTNKSETIEITSVDAKSFVDWKEGVLRIIDKPFLEFQQDLEQWYGVRIINNNKQLVKSNFTGSFDQRDNIHSVMQLLETLQGVHYYMKGDTVIIH; encoded by the coding sequence ATGGAAAAAAAAGACAAACATATAGAACAATTAATTGCAAAATCGCTTACAGAAAAACTAAGTGATGAAGAGCAAGAAACATTAAATAAGTTTCTTGAAGAGGAGGATAATAGTGAAGAATTTATTGCAATAAATACTCTATGGGATGATTTAGAACATGTTGAATTTAATGCGTTTGATAAAGATGTTGCTTGGAAACAATTTGAAACACTTAAAGCAGAAAAGAAAAGTAATGCCATTCAATTAAGGCAAACAATAATTCGTTCTATTGCAGCTGTTTTGATTTTATTTGTTGGAGTAGGCTGGTATACGTATCAAAAAACTACGCCTGTAAAAGGGGAGTTGAGTGTATGGACAACAGATGGAGGAGAAACTCTACTGGCTTTAGCTACAGAAAATGCGAAACATAGTAACGATTTAATAGAATTGGATGTTGCTAGTGTAGATCAAATAGACGGAGATGGAATAGATGAAATACATGTACCGGCAGGTAAACGTATTTCGTTAGTATTATCAGACAGTTCTAAAATCTGGTTGGCATCGGGTTCAACCTTTAAATTCCCTCGAATATTTAAAGGAGCAACAAGGGAAGTAGAAATTATTGGTAAAGCCTATTTTGAAGTACATAAAGATGTAAAGCATCCTTTTATTGTAAAAGGACAATCTAGTGATATTACTGTTTTAGGTACTGAATTTTGTGTAGACAATTCAAACCCTAAAAAAGAAATAACTACGCTTGTAGAAGGAAGTGTAGCATTAACAAAGGATGGAGAAACATTGGGTAAATTGAAACCAAATGAACAAGCTATTTTAACAAATAAGTCGGAAACAATCGAAATTACATCAGTTGATGCAAAAAGTTTTGTGGATTGGAAAGAAGGTGTCTTAAGGATTATCGATAAACCTTTTTTAGAATTTCAGCAAGATTTGGAGCAATGGTACGGTGTGAGAATTATAAACAATAATAAACAATTAGTAAAATCTAACTTTACAGGATCTTTTGATCAAAGAGATAATATTCACTCCGTTATGCAACTTTTAGAAACTTTGCAAGGAGTACATTATTACATGAAAGGAGATACTGTAATTATACATTAA
- a CDS encoding SusD/RagB family nutrient-binding outer membrane lipoprotein: protein MNKNIYKLIVVFLSVLTFSCTQKFDEMNTNPVEPTEIPPSMAIGNLLVNGNIAEWSRYQQAYTLYTSLYSQYFANTTNYFNSGRYIMNLGWVDYGFFRTQYWESTRMYDDIKAYSEKYPDFDNHYWIARIQYELSSARTTDQIGDMPYTEGGRGIDYPKYDSQEFIYNSVLTGLDSAYVMLGNFTDQPSYGGEDVIYNGDIQKWRQLANSLLLRYAIRVSKVDPALGRKWGTVALSRDLINSNADNATVATDPHSFMRGHPLYEIAWWNEFRMSKTMQDYFTATSTSGTDPRMYLYFDQVKKDDVNAEELENYKKLDQEGKLVDFTYSELKSGVYTISFYKGVENGLPAESIPAMGNNPSDNSNIGPMFNNNSRYMVMSYAEVCFLKSEAALLGWGGNSEAAYLEGIRASWEYVSTLSETQSFLSSVDPSKVDMEAYITGLPTFAGHELENIQQQKWLANYPDGCEGWAEYRRTGYPTLNKVVKDDSGVDLGDGFIKKLPYTESEITINAKNALDPSNNQGQGEGIHVRVWWDID from the coding sequence ATGAATAAAAATATATATAAACTAATCGTAGTGTTTTTGAGTGTACTTACATTTTCGTGTACTCAGAAATTTGATGAAATGAATACCAATCCTGTAGAACCAACAGAGATTCCGCCAAGTATGGCAATTGGTAATCTATTAGTAAACGGAAACATTGCAGAATGGTCGAGATACCAGCAAGCCTATACATTGTATACAAGCTTGTATTCTCAATACTTTGCAAACACAACTAACTATTTTAACTCTGGGCGTTATATCATGAACTTGGGTTGGGTAGATTATGGTTTTTTCCGTACGCAATATTGGGAGTCTACACGTATGTATGATGACATTAAAGCGTATTCAGAAAAGTATCCAGACTTTGATAATCATTATTGGATTGCTAGAATTCAATACGAACTATCTTCTGCTAGAACAACAGACCAAATAGGTGATATGCCTTATACAGAAGGTGGAAGAGGTATTGATTATCCAAAATATGATTCTCAAGAATTTATTTACAACAGTGTACTTACAGGTTTGGATTCTGCATACGTAATGTTGGGTAATTTTACAGACCAACCTTCTTATGGTGGAGAAGATGTAATTTACAATGGTGATATCCAGAAATGGAGACAATTGGCCAACTCTTTATTATTAAGATATGCCATTCGTGTAAGTAAAGTTGATCCTGCTTTAGGTAGAAAATGGGGCACAGTGGCTTTATCAAGAGATTTGATTAACTCGAATGCTGACAATGCAACTGTGGCAACAGATCCGCATAGTTTTATGAGAGGTCATCCTTTATATGAAATTGCTTGGTGGAATGAATTCAGAATGAGTAAAACAATGCAAGATTACTTTACTGCTACAAGCACATCAGGAACAGACCCTAGAATGTATTTATACTTTGATCAGGTGAAAAAAGACGATGTAAATGCAGAGGAATTAGAGAATTATAAAAAGCTAGATCAAGAAGGTAAATTAGTAGATTTCACTTACTCCGAGTTAAAATCGGGGGTATATACTATCTCTTTTTATAAGGGAGTAGAAAATGGTTTACCTGCAGAATCAATTCCTGCAATGGGAAATAACCCTAGTGATAATTCTAATATTGGGCCAATGTTCAATAATAATTCCAGATATATGGTCATGTCTTATGCTGAAGTTTGTTTCTTGAAATCAGAAGCAGCCCTTCTTGGTTGGGGAGGCAACAGCGAAGCAGCTTATTTAGAAGGTATCCGAGCATCTTGGGAGTATGTTTCTACATTGTCAGAAACACAAAGTTTCTTATCGAGCGTAGATCCATCTAAAGTAGATATGGAAGCGTACATTACAGGCCTACCAACTTTTGCAGGACATGAATTAGAAAATATTCAGCAGCAAAAATGGCTTGCAAACTATCCTGATGGATGTGAAGGATGGGCAGAATATAGAAGAACAGGTTACCCTACATTAAATAAAGTAGTGAAAGATGATTCTGGAGTAGACCTAGGAGATGGCTTTATTAAGAAGCTACCTTACACTGAATCTGAAATAACAATTAATGCTAAAAATGCACTAGACCCAAGTAACAATCAAGGACAAGGTGAAGGGATTCACGTTCGTGTTTGGTGGGATATTGACTAA
- a CDS encoding SusC/RagA family TonB-linked outer membrane protein translates to MKKYYLSCPFLGKKANGRGILFSLLCAVLLSVGNTVFANDFNLILDNEKPLKEAFEEIASHTQYRFFYNSNEINLSTSIDYEFTEASIDEVMTTLLASTKLDYKVIGTQVLVFPKEEGKQPTNVDQEKTKVKGTVTDENEVGLPGVNVIIKGTTTGAITDFDGNYELEVATTDILIFSFVGYDNQEQSVGDRSIINVQLATQVDELEEVVVTAFGIEKEKKSIGYSVQEVKSDELTDTRTTNVGSNLSGKIAGVQVNPSGGLGGSVSVRVRGSSSISGNNEPLWVVDGVPINSSSMGQVSNPDDGPEWGGRNADGGVSDINPEDIANISVLKGPNAAALYGSRAQNGAIIITTKKGSAQQGVKVEYNANVMFEQVQSFYNMQDTYGQGTNGQIDTNAMGSWGAPMNGQMVQSWVDPSLKTPYQANQQYKDFFELGSTVSNNIAVSGGNELATFRMSFMDQRANGIFPSQSLNKNSIDFQGGLKTEKFTLNGKFNYINHREEGTPNQGYIGTVNQFVQMPRSIQTNDIKNNYMHPVYGHQVNWSGLSSQYVNPYWQDYNASINNAERDRFVTMVSAGYQFNDWLSLSAKTGLDYYSETRETRDLPSNQTMTDKKYILDKYNVMEMNSDIMMNANKQFGDWGVSASVGANNMHQQRSGMGNEGVGQIVPGLWSIPNSTSVINRQTYYEKEIQSVFAFGQFSFRNYVFIDWTARNDWSSTLPAENRSYFYPSIAGSLVVSDMLEDFDTQLPEWITYMKVRGSWAKVGNDTDPYMLAGTYGVQQGAGGPLVEAPLQLPLEGLKPEETTSKEFGAEMRFLKNRLYFDFTMYQSNTFNQILTVPMTSSSGYSHKIINAGNVENKGFEFMVNATVLEKRDFKWDIGFNFSKNRTYVNELADGVQTYEMANVNGVTVVAQEGQDYGNIRSKRSFVYDENGNKMIGNDGLPITSNDPEIIGNIQPDYMGSVSTTLNYKNVSFRAQVDFKKGGDIYSYTDALGTLQGTGERTLNGRDGNMVVEGVNAETGQPNDVKISSEQYWNHVGGANAVGSEFMYDASYISLRELSIGYSLPSKWMDNMFLDKVRVSAVGRNLFYFKTNMPGTSPESYAGPTDGYRGIEMGGYPMTRNFGFNVNVAF, encoded by the coding sequence ATGAAGAAATATTACTTATCATGTCCTTTTTTGGGTAAAAAGGCAAACGGGAGAGGTATACTCTTTTCTCTCCTTTGTGCAGTACTACTATCAGTAGGAAATACAGTTTTTGCCAACGATTTTAATTTGATATTAGACAACGAAAAGCCATTGAAAGAAGCATTTGAAGAAATTGCATCGCATACTCAATATAGGTTTTTCTACAATTCTAACGAAATCAATTTATCAACTTCTATTGATTACGAATTTACAGAAGCATCTATAGATGAGGTAATGACCACTTTACTGGCATCTACCAAATTAGACTATAAAGTGATTGGAACACAAGTATTGGTTTTCCCGAAAGAAGAAGGAAAACAACCTACCAATGTTGACCAAGAAAAAACAAAAGTAAAAGGTACTGTAACCGACGAAAATGAGGTAGGTCTACCAGGTGTAAATGTTATTATTAAAGGAACAACTACGGGGGCAATTACAGATTTTGATGGTAATTATGAACTAGAAGTTGCCACTACAGACATCTTGATTTTTAGCTTTGTAGGGTACGATAATCAAGAACAAAGTGTAGGCGATAGAAGTATTATCAATGTTCAATTGGCTACTCAGGTAGACGAATTGGAAGAGGTAGTAGTGACTGCTTTTGGTATTGAAAAAGAAAAGAAATCTATTGGATATTCTGTGCAGGAAGTGAAATCTGATGAGTTAACGGATACGAGAACAACAAACGTTGGATCGAATTTATCTGGTAAAATTGCTGGTGTACAAGTAAATCCATCAGGTGGTTTAGGCGGTTCAGTTTCTGTTCGTGTGCGTGGTTCTAGTTCAATTTCTGGTAATAATGAACCTCTATGGGTTGTAGATGGTGTACCAATTAATAGCTCGTCTATGGGGCAAGTGTCTAATCCAGACGATGGACCAGAATGGGGCGGTAGAAATGCAGATGGTGGTGTTTCTGATATTAATCCAGAAGACATTGCAAATATTTCTGTACTGAAAGGACCTAACGCTGCTGCTTTATATGGTTCTAGAGCACAAAATGGTGCAATTATTATTACTACTAAAAAAGGATCAGCACAACAGGGTGTTAAGGTAGAATACAATGCAAACGTAATGTTTGAGCAAGTACAATCTTTCTACAATATGCAAGATACGTATGGCCAAGGTACAAATGGTCAGATTGACACGAATGCAATGGGTAGCTGGGGTGCACCAATGAATGGACAAATGGTACAAAGTTGGGTAGACCCTTCTTTAAAAACACCTTACCAAGCCAATCAACAATACAAAGACTTTTTTGAACTAGGGTCTACAGTATCAAACAACATTGCCGTTTCTGGTGGTAATGAATTGGCTACTTTTAGAATGTCGTTTATGGATCAGAGAGCCAACGGTATTTTTCCAAGCCAGTCTTTAAATAAAAATTCTATTGATTTTCAAGGTGGGTTAAAAACGGAGAAATTTACTTTAAATGGTAAGTTCAATTACATTAACCACAGAGAAGAAGGTACTCCAAACCAAGGGTATATTGGTACGGTAAATCAGTTTGTTCAAATGCCAAGAAGTATTCAAACAAATGATATCAAAAATAACTATATGCATCCAGTGTATGGGCATCAAGTCAATTGGTCTGGGTTGTCTTCTCAATATGTAAACCCTTATTGGCAAGATTATAATGCATCAATTAATAATGCAGAGAGAGATCGTTTTGTAACAATGGTTTCGGCAGGGTATCAATTTAATGATTGGTTAAGCTTATCTGCTAAAACAGGATTGGATTATTATTCTGAAACAAGAGAAACTAGAGATCTTCCATCGAACCAAACTATGACCGACAAGAAATATATTCTTGACAAGTACAATGTTATGGAAATGAACTCAGACATTATGATGAATGCCAATAAGCAGTTTGGAGATTGGGGTGTAAGTGCAAGTGTTGGAGCAAACAATATGCATCAGCAAAGATCAGGAATGGGTAATGAAGGTGTAGGACAAATTGTACCAGGCTTATGGTCTATTCCTAACTCAACATCAGTAATTAACAGACAAACGTATTACGAAAAAGAGATTCAGTCTGTTTTTGCTTTTGGTCAATTTAGTTTTAGAAACTACGTTTTTATTGATTGGACTGCAAGAAACGATTGGTCGTCTACACTACCAGCAGAAAATAGATCGTATTTCTACCCATCTATTGCAGGTTCTCTTGTAGTAAGTGATATGTTAGAAGATTTTGATACACAATTGCCAGAGTGGATTACTTACATGAAAGTGCGTGGTTCTTGGGCAAAAGTAGGTAACGATACGGATCCTTATATGTTGGCAGGAACGTACGGTGTACAACAAGGAGCAGGCGGACCATTAGTAGAAGCACCATTACAATTGCCATTGGAAGGTTTAAAACCAGAAGAAACTACTTCTAAAGAATTTGGTGCAGAGATGAGGTTTTTAAAGAACCGTTTATACTTTGATTTTACTATGTACCAATCCAATACATTTAATCAGATCTTAACCGTTCCTATGACTTCTTCTTCTGGGTACTCTCATAAAATTATTAATGCGGGTAATGTAGAAAACAAAGGTTTTGAATTTATGGTGAATGCAACGGTTTTAGAAAAGAGAGATTTTAAATGGGACATTGGTTTCAACTTTTCTAAAAATAGAACCTACGTAAACGAGTTGGCAGATGGAGTACAAACTTATGAAATGGCCAATGTAAACGGTGTAACTGTTGTTGCTCAAGAAGGACAAGATTATGGTAATATCCGTTCGAAAAGATCATTTGTTTACGATGAAAATGGCAATAAAATGATTGGAAACGATGGCTTGCCGATTACATCAAACGATCCGGAGATTATTGGTAATATTCAGCCCGATTATATGGGTTCTGTGAGTACTACTTTAAATTATAAAAACGTATCATTTAGAGCACAAGTTGATTTCAAAAAAGGTGGAGACATTTATTCTTACACAGATGCACTTGGTACATTACAAGGTACTGGAGAACGTACACTAAATGGACGTGATGGAAATATGGTTGTAGAAGGTGTAAATGCAGAAACTGGACAACCAAATGATGTCAAAATATCTTCTGAACAATATTGGAATCATGTAGGTGGAGCAAATGCAGTAGGTTCTGAATTTATGTACGATGCAAGCTATATTTCATTAAGAGAACTTTCTATTGGTTATAGCTTACCAAGTAAATGGATGGATAATATGTTTTTAGATAAAGTGAGAGTATCGGCAGTAGGTAGAAACTTATTCTACTTTAAAACAAACATGCCAGGTACTTCTCCAGAATCATACGCTGGCCCTACAGATGGTTATAGAGGTATTGAAATGGGTGGATATCCTATGACAAGAAACTTTGGTTTTAATGTAAATGTAGCCTTCTAA
- a CDS encoding GH92 family glycosyl hydrolase, with amino-acid sequence MRLILLLLLLPCIVNAQKTPLDYVDPNIGSVHSRWFFYTPAAHPFGMAKPAPSTNGQYGNKWGWEAVGYDGTHTSIEGFVNFHEFQVGGVSLMPTTGKLVTVPGKLGEEDAGYRSRFKKENEVAQPGYYSVFLDDYKVKAELTSTERVAFHRYTFDQNEEGNILFDIGNTQGESGAVVDASVRITKDNKVEGFVITHPGYAKYYQPGSYVKMYFVAELNQLPMRVDAFNKETIHIGERSSIGKGAGLALKFNTSTKKDVEVKIGLSYTSIENAALNLTTEASTLNFDQAKEKAQNEWREKLGRIAVKGGSEEHLTKFYTALYHAILGRGIESDVNGNYPSINGGIGQIPLDNEGKPTYNHYNTDAVWGAFWNLTQLWALAYPDYYNQFIQCQLDIYKDGGWLADGVATNKYVSGVGTNYMGLVIASAYNRGIRDFDVETAYKAIYKNEMGWMNRPLGAGKADTKVWVEKGYVPLTSNEEYYSASNADGSQFSASHTLEYSFSAYAAAQMAKALGKNEDYEMFMERAKGWEKLFDSSTGFIRPKLPNGEFVEEFDPKKVWTGFQEGNAWQYTFYVPHDAKGLIKKIGEEEFNKRLDGVFETAAITKFGGGETVDAFAGLENVYNHGNQPSLHIAWLYNYANQPEKTQYWVREICNVFYGTDQTHGYGYGQDEDQGQLGAWYVLAGIGLFDVEGGTGATPTLQMALPQFEEITIRLDQKFYAGKELKILTKGNPTAHHYIKSAKWNGEKLTNVFLPWIEITNGGVLEIKSSAKHK; translated from the coding sequence ATGCGATTGATACTTTTATTACTACTACTGCCGTGCATAGTTAATGCACAGAAAACGCCATTAGATTATGTAGACCCCAATATTGGTTCGGTACATTCTAGATGGTTTTTTTACACCCCTGCTGCTCATCCATTTGGCATGGCAAAACCAGCTCCATCAACCAATGGACAATACGGGAATAAATGGGGTTGGGAAGCCGTTGGTTACGATGGTACACATACTTCAATAGAAGGTTTTGTCAATTTCCACGAGTTCCAAGTTGGAGGTGTTTCTTTAATGCCTACCACAGGGAAGTTAGTTACTGTACCAGGTAAATTGGGTGAGGAAGATGCAGGTTACCGTTCTCGTTTTAAGAAAGAAAATGAAGTGGCTCAACCGGGGTATTATAGTGTTTTTTTGGATGATTATAAGGTGAAAGCCGAACTAACATCTACAGAAAGAGTGGCTTTTCATAGGTATACATTTGATCAAAATGAGGAAGGAAATATCCTTTTTGATATAGGCAATACACAAGGCGAAAGTGGTGCTGTTGTAGATGCATCTGTGCGTATAACCAAAGACAATAAAGTAGAAGGTTTTGTAATTACACACCCTGGTTATGCCAAGTATTATCAACCCGGAAGTTATGTGAAAATGTACTTTGTTGCCGAGTTAAATCAGCTACCCATGCGTGTAGATGCATTTAATAAAGAAACTATCCACATAGGAGAACGCTCTAGTATTGGTAAAGGGGCAGGCTTGGCATTAAAGTTCAATACATCAACTAAAAAAGACGTTGAAGTAAAAATTGGATTGTCTTACACTTCAATAGAAAATGCAGCACTTAATTTAACTACAGAAGCAAGTACTTTAAACTTTGATCAGGCCAAAGAAAAAGCACAAAATGAATGGCGTGAAAAGTTGGGGAGAATAGCCGTAAAAGGTGGGTCGGAAGAACATCTTACTAAGTTTTATACGGCATTGTATCATGCTATTTTAGGCAGAGGAATTGAAAGTGATGTGAATGGAAATTACCCATCTATTAACGGTGGAATAGGACAAATTCCTCTAGATAATGAAGGGAAACCAACTTACAACCATTACAATACAGATGCGGTTTGGGGAGCATTCTGGAACTTAACACAACTTTGGGCATTGGCGTACCCAGACTATTATAATCAGTTTATTCAGTGCCAATTGGATATTTATAAAGACGGAGGTTGGCTTGCAGATGGGGTGGCTACAAATAAGTATGTTTCTGGAGTTGGTACAAATTATATGGGACTTGTAATTGCGAGTGCTTACAATAGAGGAATCCGAGATTTTGATGTTGAAACAGCTTACAAAGCAATCTATAAAAATGAGATGGGTTGGATGAATCGCCCTTTAGGAGCTGGAAAAGCAGATACAAAAGTATGGGTAGAAAAAGGCTATGTACCTTTAACTTCTAACGAAGAGTATTATTCTGCTTCTAATGCTGATGGCTCTCAATTTTCGGCATCGCATACACTAGAGTATAGTTTTTCGGCCTATGCAGCGGCACAAATGGCTAAAGCTTTAGGTAAAAATGAAGACTATGAAATGTTTATGGAAAGAGCAAAAGGGTGGGAGAAACTATTTGATTCTTCTACTGGTTTTATTCGTCCTAAATTACCGAATGGGGAGTTTGTAGAAGAATTTGACCCTAAAAAAGTATGGACGGGTTTTCAAGAAGGTAATGCATGGCAATATACTTTTTATGTACCTCATGATGCCAAAGGCTTAATCAAAAAAATTGGAGAAGAAGAATTTAATAAACGTCTTGATGGAGTGTTTGAAACTGCTGCAATCACAAAATTTGGAGGTGGAGAAACCGTTGATGCTTTTGCAGGTTTAGAAAATGTGTATAACCATGGCAATCAACCTTCTTTGCACATTGCATGGTTGTATAATTATGCTAATCAGCCAGAAAAAACACAATATTGGGTAAGAGAAATTTGTAACGTGTTTTATGGAACAGACCAAACACACGGTTATGGTTACGGTCAGGATGAAGATCAAGGACAATTAGGAGCTTGGTATGTATTGGCCGGTATTGGTCTTTTTGATGTAGAAGGTGGCACAGGAGCTACGCCAACTTTACAGATGGCGTTACCACAATTCGAAGAAATTACTATCCGTTTAGATCAAAAATTTTATGCTGGAAAAGAGTTGAAAATACTTACGAAAGGTAATCCTACAGCACATCATTATATTAAATCTGCAAAATGGAATGGAGAAAAATTAACGAATGTCTTTCTTCCATGGATTGAAATAACAAATGGAGGTGTTTTAGAAATAAAATCATCTGCTAAGCATAAATAA
- a CDS encoding RNA polymerase sigma factor, whose amino-acid sequence MKTDRTNNELPQPDLFFKNLYSSYYKSMAIYAYSILGVKSSSNDVVQDVFLTLWEKRAQLDKIDNIKGYLFKAVKFKALDFLRAQQRQTQKQATVEKEFYPQKMYHETSLEAAEFEEKIQGYLKDLHPNYRQAIMLSRFSGLTNDQIAEVMNVSKKTVENHLFRGLSLLKKQLSKNISE is encoded by the coding sequence TTGAAAACTGATCGAACAAATAATGAGCTACCGCAACCAGATCTTTTTTTTAAGAATTTATACAGTTCTTATTATAAAAGTATGGCAATTTATGCCTACTCAATTTTAGGTGTAAAAAGTAGCAGTAACGATGTTGTCCAAGATGTATTTTTAACCCTTTGGGAGAAAAGAGCACAGCTAGATAAAATAGATAATATTAAAGGATATTTATTTAAAGCTGTAAAATTTAAAGCACTAGATTTTTTAAGAGCACAACAAAGACAAACACAAAAACAGGCTACTGTAGAGAAAGAGTTTTACCCACAGAAAATGTACCACGAAACAAGTTTAGAGGCAGCAGAATTTGAGGAGAAAATTCAAGGGTACCTTAAAGACTTACATCCAAATTATAGACAAGCAATTATGCTATCTCGTTTTTCTGGTTTAACAAACGATCAAATAGCCGAGGTGATGAATGTATCTAAAAAGACAGTAGAAAACCACCTTTTTAGAGGACTGTCACTACTTAAAAAACAACTTTCTAAAAATATTTCAGAATAA